In Acidaminococcus fermentans DSM 20731, one genomic interval encodes:
- a CDS encoding GNAT family N-acetyltransferase: MEIRCAKPQDVDAIAHLEAVCFPQAEAATRESIEERVKAYPNHFFLLWDGDQLVSFVNGLVTDQPDLTDEMYEKADMHQEDGAWQMIFGVDTDPHRRKQGLAGQVLEKFIDAAQKEGRQGVVLTCKDRLVHYYAKFGFVDEGISDSTHGDVVWHQMRLTFNRK, encoded by the coding sequence ATGGAAATCCGTTGTGCAAAACCCCAGGACGTGGACGCCATTGCCCATCTGGAAGCCGTCTGCTTCCCTCAGGCAGAAGCGGCTACCCGGGAATCCATCGAGGAGCGGGTGAAGGCTTATCCCAACCACTTTTTTCTCCTTTGGGACGGGGATCAGCTGGTGTCCTTTGTAAACGGCCTGGTGACGGATCAGCCGGACCTGACGGACGAAATGTATGAAAAAGCGGACATGCATCAGGAAGACGGGGCCTGGCAGATGATCTTCGGGGTGGACACAGATCCCCATCGCCGGAAACAGGGCCTGGCCGGCCAGGTGCTGGAAAAATTCATCGATGCGGCCCAGAAGGAAGGGCGGCAGGGGGTGGTGCTCACCTGCAAGGACCGGCTGGTCCATTATTATGCGAAATTCGGGTTTGTGGATGAAGGGATTTCTGATTCCACCCATGGGGACGTGGTGTGGCATCAGATGCGGCTGACCTTCAACCGGAAATAA
- a CDS encoding serine dehydratase subunit alpha family protein gives MEKTDKKYGTYVQILKEELVPAMGCTEPIAIAYAAAKAREILGTLPDKVEIGVSGNIIKNVKSVVVPNTDGLKGIQAAAAAGIVGGKSEKQLEVIAEVTPEQKQAMKEFLKNVPIQVGAVDNGLIFDIIVKLLKGDHSSLVRIAQYHTNIVLIQKDGETVYEAKKDGGAGCQDETKEVGLADKNLLNIRDILDFANTCDVEDVKPMLDPQIQCNSAISEEGLLGNYGANIGSVLLRTYGSNIKNRAVAKAAAGSDARMNGCELPVVINSGSGNQGITVSVPVIEYAKELNVDKEKLYRALVLSNLIAIHEKTGIGRLSAYCGAVSAGCAAGCGIAYLHGEGYEAISHTLVNSLAIVSGIICDGAKASCAAKIASSVEAGLLGYAMYKSGNEFKSGDGIVNNGVEATIRNVSQLGREGMKETDKEIIRIMLAPQPERKE, from the coding sequence ATGGAGAAGACCGATAAAAAATATGGAACCTATGTACAGATCCTGAAGGAAGAACTGGTGCCGGCCATGGGCTGCACCGAACCCATCGCCATCGCCTATGCGGCGGCCAAGGCACGGGAAATCCTGGGTACACTGCCGGATAAGGTGGAAATCGGGGTCAGCGGCAATATCATCAAGAACGTGAAGAGCGTGGTGGTGCCCAATACCGACGGGCTGAAAGGCATCCAGGCTGCGGCAGCCGCCGGCATCGTAGGGGGCAAATCGGAGAAGCAGCTGGAAGTCATTGCGGAAGTGACCCCGGAACAGAAGCAGGCCATGAAGGAATTCCTGAAAAACGTGCCCATCCAGGTGGGAGCGGTGGACAACGGGCTGATCTTCGACATTATCGTGAAGCTCCTGAAAGGGGACCATTCCTCTCTGGTACGGATCGCCCAGTACCATACCAACATCGTGCTGATCCAGAAAGACGGGGAAACGGTCTACGAAGCCAAAAAGGACGGGGGCGCCGGCTGCCAGGATGAAACCAAAGAAGTGGGCCTGGCGGACAAGAACCTGCTGAACATCCGGGACATCCTGGATTTCGCCAACACCTGCGATGTGGAAGACGTGAAGCCCATGCTGGATCCCCAGATCCAGTGCAACAGCGCCATTTCCGAAGAGGGGCTGCTGGGGAACTACGGGGCCAACATCGGGTCCGTGCTGCTGCGGACCTACGGCAGCAACATCAAGAACCGGGCAGTGGCCAAGGCGGCGGCCGGGTCCGATGCCCGGATGAACGGCTGCGAACTGCCGGTGGTGATCAATTCCGGCAGCGGCAACCAGGGAATCACCGTATCGGTGCCTGTCATCGAATATGCCAAGGAACTGAATGTGGACAAGGAAAAGCTGTACCGGGCCCTGGTGCTGTCCAACCTGATCGCCATCCACGAAAAGACCGGCATCGGCCGGCTGTCCGCTTACTGCGGGGCGGTCAGCGCCGGGTGCGCCGCTGGCTGCGGCATCGCCTATCTCCACGGGGAAGGGTATGAAGCCATTTCCCATACCCTGGTGAATTCCCTGGCCATTGTGTCCGGGATCATTTGCGACGGGGCCAAGGCTTCTTGCGCCGCCAAGATTGCTTCCAGCGTGGAAGCCGGGCTCCTGGGCTATGCCATGTACAAAAGCGGCAACGAGTTCAAGAGCGGGGACGGAATCGTGAACAACGGGGTGGAAGCCACCATCCGGAACGTAAGCCAGCTGGGCCGGGAAGGGATGAAGGAAACCGACAAGGAGATCATCCGGATCATGCTGGCGCCCCAGCCGGAGAGGAAGGAATAA
- a CDS encoding NCS2 family permease has protein sequence MEQFCEKVFHLKENHTTMRTEIIAGITTFMTMAYILIVNPSILSATGMDKGALLTVTAIASALGTFFMAAFANYPFALGPGMGLNAYFAYTVCLQMGNTWEMALSAVLVEGIIFIILSLTSIREAIFNAIPMTLKQAISVGIGLFIAFIGLLNARIIVANPATKVSLYSFTKSVADGTFHSVGITVLIALAGILLSAFLIIKNVRGNILFGILGTWILGMICEATGLYVPNPELGTFSVFPNLSGGLASFAPINPAPLFLQLDFSHVLSLNFFAVIFAFLFVDTFDTLGTLIGVAAKSDMLDEEGHLPRIKGALMADACATCTGALLGTSTVTTFVESASGVSEGGRTGLTAITVSVLFLLSLFFSPFFMAIPSFATAPALVIVGFLMFSSVTKIDMGDLSEAIPAYIAIIAMPFAYSISEGISFGVITYVILNLLTDHKDKISGLMYVLAILFVLKYVLL, from the coding sequence ATGGAACAATTCTGCGAAAAAGTTTTCCACCTGAAGGAAAACCACACCACCATGCGGACGGAAATCATCGCCGGGATCACCACCTTCATGACCATGGCCTACATCCTGATCGTGAACCCCTCCATCCTGAGCGCCACCGGCATGGACAAAGGGGCCCTGCTGACGGTCACCGCCATTGCCTCCGCCCTGGGGACCTTCTTCATGGCAGCCTTTGCCAACTACCCCTTCGCCCTGGGACCGGGAATGGGGCTCAATGCCTACTTTGCCTACACAGTCTGCCTCCAGATGGGGAACACCTGGGAAATGGCCCTGTCCGCCGTGCTGGTGGAAGGGATTATCTTCATCATCCTGTCCCTGACCTCCATCCGGGAAGCCATCTTCAACGCCATCCCCATGACCCTGAAACAGGCCATTTCCGTGGGGATCGGTCTGTTCATCGCCTTCATCGGCCTGCTGAACGCCCGGATCATCGTGGCCAACCCGGCCACCAAGGTGTCCCTGTATTCCTTCACCAAATCCGTGGCGGACGGCACCTTCCACAGTGTGGGGATCACCGTGCTGATTGCCCTGGCCGGGATCCTGCTCTCTGCTTTCCTGATCATCAAAAACGTCCGGGGGAACATCCTGTTCGGCATCCTGGGCACCTGGATCCTGGGGATGATCTGCGAAGCCACCGGGCTCTACGTGCCCAATCCGGAACTGGGCACCTTCAGCGTGTTCCCCAACCTGTCCGGGGGACTGGCTTCCTTTGCCCCCATTAATCCGGCGCCCCTGTTCCTCCAGCTGGACTTCTCCCATGTGCTGAGCCTGAACTTCTTCGCCGTGATTTTCGCTTTCCTGTTCGTGGATACCTTCGATACCCTGGGGACCCTGATCGGGGTGGCCGCAAAAAGTGACATGCTGGATGAAGAAGGCCACCTGCCCCGGATCAAGGGAGCCCTCATGGCCGACGCCTGCGCCACCTGCACCGGGGCCCTGTTGGGCACCAGCACCGTGACCACCTTTGTGGAAAGCGCTTCCGGGGTATCCGAAGGAGGCCGCACCGGGCTCACCGCCATTACCGTGTCCGTGCTGTTCCTGCTGTCCCTGTTCTTCTCCCCCTTCTTTATGGCCATCCCCTCCTTCGCCACCGCTCCGGCCCTGGTGATCGTAGGCTTCCTGATGTTCTCTTCCGTGACCAAGATCGACATGGGCGACCTGAGCGAAGCCATCCCGGCCTACATCGCCATCATCGCCATGCCTTTCGCCTACAGCATCTCCGAAGGGATCTCCTTCGGGGTCATCACCTACGTGATCCTGAACCTGCTCACCGACCACAAAGACAAGATCAGCGGCCTGATGTACGTGCTGGCCATCCTGTTTGTGCTGAAATATGTGTTGTTGTAA
- the pcrA gene encoding DNA helicase PcrA, which produces MRDLLASLNEQQAEAVRQIAGPILILAGAGSGKTKALTTKIAYLLEKGVKPWNILAITFTNKAAKEMRQRVDALVGPSAKDVWLYTFHGFCNQLLRRDINALPGYTTSFSIYDPSDCKNVLKEALKKLNLDEKFYPLPGLLATISNAKNAQVDAAAFARQAEDYHAKKVAEIYAEYQKHLVQSNAVDFDDLLLLTVKLLQTVPEVREKYQNKFHYVLIDEYQDTNHVQYLLAKLLSAPENNLCAVGDIDQSIYGWRGADISNILDFEKDYPQARIFKLEQNYRSTQVILDAANEVIKHNAARRPKNLWTENGNGQPIAYYQARDDREEAEFVVGQIRKLQREGTKLGDMAILYRTNAQSRMFEENLINNGVPYVMVGSLKFYDRKEVKDTLSYLRFLSNERDIQGLERIINEPKRGIGAATVAKVRTLLEDSGMTLPEVLQTVQARELLGRAFPKIQAFSDMIQELARVKDTLPVKDLMEQVLEKSGYLEALRLEGSDQSKSRLDNLNEFLRIADEFAKDPGEENNKTLEDFLNHVALVADIDDAKLTQDSVTLMTLHSAKGLEFPVVFIGGMEDGLFPSQRSLEDEDKLEEERRLCYVGITRAKKRLYLTNCRSRMVYGHVVMYPPSRFLEEIPRNLIENVAVRRSTYGGYGGQRGHQGSTGTHASLRTIARSRGGSILDTPAPRSRFVPEGGAVPEFRPGDKCRHKKFGTGTIIEARPDGSEGQLVTVAFPGSGIKQLATKYKILEKI; this is translated from the coding sequence ATGAGAGACCTTTTAGCTTCATTGAATGAACAGCAGGCTGAGGCAGTCCGTCAGATTGCCGGGCCTATTTTAATTTTGGCCGGGGCCGGCAGCGGCAAGACCAAGGCCCTGACCACCAAAATCGCCTATCTCCTGGAAAAAGGGGTCAAGCCCTGGAACATCCTGGCCATCACCTTCACCAACAAGGCGGCCAAGGAAATGCGCCAGCGGGTGGATGCCCTGGTGGGGCCTTCCGCAAAGGATGTGTGGCTGTACACCTTCCACGGATTCTGCAACCAGCTGCTCCGCCGGGATATCAATGCACTGCCCGGATACACCACTTCTTTTTCCATCTATGATCCCTCCGACTGCAAGAATGTGCTGAAGGAAGCCCTGAAAAAACTGAACCTGGACGAAAAATTCTATCCTCTTCCGGGGCTCCTGGCCACCATTTCCAACGCCAAGAACGCTCAGGTGGACGCGGCGGCCTTTGCCCGGCAGGCGGAGGACTATCACGCCAAAAAGGTGGCGGAGATCTATGCCGAATATCAGAAGCACCTGGTCCAGAGCAATGCGGTGGATTTCGATGACCTGCTGCTGCTGACGGTGAAACTGCTCCAGACCGTACCGGAAGTCCGGGAAAAGTACCAGAACAAGTTCCACTACGTGCTCATCGATGAATATCAGGACACCAACCATGTCCAGTACCTGCTGGCCAAGCTGCTCTCCGCACCGGAAAACAACCTGTGCGCCGTGGGGGATATCGACCAGAGCATCTACGGCTGGCGGGGGGCGGACATCAGCAACATCCTGGATTTCGAAAAGGACTACCCTCAGGCCCGGATCTTCAAACTGGAACAGAACTACCGGTCCACCCAGGTGATCCTGGATGCGGCCAATGAGGTGATCAAACACAACGCCGCCCGCCGTCCCAAGAACCTGTGGACGGAAAACGGCAACGGCCAGCCCATTGCCTATTACCAGGCCCGGGACGACCGGGAAGAGGCGGAATTCGTGGTGGGCCAGATCCGGAAGCTCCAGCGGGAAGGAACCAAACTGGGGGATATGGCCATCCTGTACCGGACCAATGCCCAGAGTCGGATGTTCGAAGAAAACCTGATCAACAACGGGGTCCCCTATGTAATGGTGGGAAGCCTGAAGTTCTACGACCGGAAGGAAGTGAAGGACACCCTGAGCTACCTTCGTTTCCTGTCCAACGAACGGGATATCCAGGGGCTGGAACGGATCATCAATGAACCCAAGCGGGGCATCGGGGCAGCCACGGTGGCCAAGGTCCGGACCCTGCTGGAAGACAGCGGCATGACCCTGCCGGAAGTGCTCCAGACCGTCCAGGCCCGGGAACTGCTGGGCCGGGCCTTCCCCAAGATCCAGGCCTTCAGTGACATGATCCAGGAACTGGCCCGGGTGAAGGATACCCTGCCGGTGAAGGATCTGATGGAGCAGGTATTGGAAAAATCCGGTTACCTGGAAGCCCTCCGTCTGGAAGGATCCGACCAGAGCAAGAGCCGGCTGGACAACCTGAACGAATTCCTCCGGATTGCCGACGAATTCGCCAAGGATCCCGGGGAGGAAAACAACAAGACCCTGGAAGACTTCCTGAACCATGTGGCCCTGGTGGCGGACATCGATGACGCCAAGCTGACCCAGGATTCCGTCACCCTGATGACCCTCCATTCCGCCAAGGGTCTGGAATTTCCGGTGGTGTTCATCGGGGGCATGGAGGACGGTCTGTTCCCCAGCCAGCGGAGCCTGGAAGACGAGGACAAACTGGAAGAAGAACGGCGGCTGTGCTATGTGGGGATCACCCGGGCCAAGAAGCGGCTGTATCTCACCAACTGCCGGAGCCGGATGGTGTACGGCCATGTGGTCATGTACCCGCCTTCCCGGTTCCTGGAGGAGATTCCCCGGAACCTGATCGAAAACGTGGCAGTGCGCCGGAGCACCTATGGGGGATACGGGGGCCAGCGGGGCCATCAGGGCAGCACCGGTACCCATGCCAGCCTGCGGACCATTGCCCGGAGTCGGGGCGGCAGCATCCTGGATACGCCGGCTCCCCGGAGCCGGTTCGTGCCGGAAGGAGGAGCGGTGCCGGAATTCCGTCCCGGGGACAAATGCCGGCACAAGAAGTTCGGTACGGGGACCATCATCGAGGCCCGTCCCGACGGCAGCGAAGGACAGCTGGTGACCGTGGCCTTTCCGGGCAGCGGTATCAAACAGCTGGCCACCAAGTACAAGATCCTGGAGAAGATCTGA
- the ligA gene encoding NAD-dependent DNA ligase LigA, with product MSEMTKEAAAARIDQLRAVMKKNSYLYYVQDNPLITDAEYDAMMRELKALEAEYPELVTPDSPSQHVGGYAKPGFTEVRHMTPLLSLANAFSPEEMEEFDRRVHEGLPQDVKVQYVVEPKIDGLACSIIYENGRFVRAATRGDGVVGENVTENVRTIANIPKVLKPIPGIEIPELLDVRGEVYMPRQAFVKLNEERQEAGEQEFANCRNAAAGSLRQLDPRVTARRSLAFFAYGVGVGAGNLPTHNASMDMLQQYGFTTTEGRTLVDTIQEANELIKKHGERRAVLGYDTDGVVVKVNDVWQQNILGATGKDPRWAMAYKFPPEQAETLLEDIVIQVGRTGVLTPTAVLRPVRLSGSTISRATLHNEDFIRERDIRIGDHVIINKAAEIIPEVLRVVPEKRTGEEKEFHMPETCPECGWKVERKAGEAAWRCTNPHCPALGREGLIHFTSRDAMNIDGCGPSVLAQLTAAGLVKDPGDLYLLTREQVETLDRMGPKSADNLVSAIAASKNQSLDKLLFALGIRHVGAKVAHTLARKYGTMDKLMAADQEDLAQTPDIGPVIAESVVTWFADPMNQAYVERLKELGLNMEMTSGPAQDENHPFYGKTLVFTGTLPTLDRATAKTMAQEVGAKVTGSVSKKTDYVVAGADPGSKYTKAQSLGVTILDEAEFLRMMGR from the coding sequence ATGAGTGAAATGACGAAAGAGGCGGCGGCAGCCCGGATCGACCAGCTGCGGGCTGTCATGAAGAAAAATTCCTATTTGTATTATGTCCAGGACAATCCCCTGATCACCGATGCGGAATACGACGCCATGATGCGGGAACTGAAGGCCCTGGAAGCAGAGTATCCGGAACTGGTGACGCCGGATTCTCCCAGCCAGCATGTGGGGGGCTATGCCAAGCCCGGGTTCACGGAAGTCCGGCATATGACGCCTCTGTTGAGCCTGGCCAACGCTTTTTCCCCGGAAGAGATGGAAGAATTCGACCGGCGGGTCCATGAAGGGCTGCCTCAGGATGTCAAAGTCCAGTATGTGGTGGAGCCCAAGATTGACGGGCTGGCCTGCAGCATCATCTACGAAAACGGCCGGTTCGTCCGGGCTGCTACCCGGGGGGACGGAGTGGTGGGAGAAAACGTCACGGAAAACGTCCGGACCATCGCCAACATCCCCAAGGTGCTGAAGCCCATTCCGGGGATAGAAATCCCGGAACTGCTGGATGTGCGGGGAGAAGTGTACATGCCCCGGCAGGCTTTCGTGAAGCTGAATGAGGAACGGCAGGAAGCCGGGGAGCAGGAATTCGCCAACTGCCGGAATGCGGCGGCCGGTTCCCTGCGCCAGCTGGATCCCCGGGTCACCGCCCGGCGGTCCCTGGCCTTCTTTGCCTATGGCGTGGGGGTGGGAGCCGGCAACCTGCCCACCCACAACGCTTCCATGGATATGCTCCAGCAGTACGGGTTTACCACCACCGAAGGGCGGACACTGGTGGACACCATCCAGGAAGCCAATGAACTGATTAAAAAACACGGAGAGCGCCGGGCCGTCCTGGGCTACGATACCGATGGGGTGGTGGTGAAGGTAAACGACGTGTGGCAGCAGAACATCCTGGGAGCCACCGGCAAAGATCCCCGCTGGGCCATGGCTTACAAGTTCCCGCCGGAACAGGCGGAGACTCTGCTGGAAGACATAGTGATCCAGGTGGGACGCACCGGGGTGCTGACCCCTACTGCAGTGCTCCGGCCGGTGCGGCTCTCCGGCAGCACCATCAGCCGGGCCACCCTCCACAACGAAGATTTCATCAGGGAACGGGACATCCGGATCGGGGACCATGTAATCATCAACAAGGCTGCGGAAATCATCCCGGAAGTGCTCCGGGTGGTGCCGGAAAAGCGCACCGGGGAAGAAAAGGAATTCCACATGCCGGAAACCTGCCCGGAATGCGGCTGGAAGGTGGAACGGAAAGCCGGGGAGGCGGCCTGGCGCTGCACCAATCCCCACTGCCCGGCTCTGGGACGGGAAGGACTGATCCATTTCACCAGCCGGGACGCCATGAACATCGACGGCTGCGGGCCCAGCGTGCTGGCCCAGCTTACCGCCGCCGGACTGGTGAAGGACCCGGGGGACCTGTACCTGCTGACCCGGGAACAGGTGGAGACCCTGGACCGGATGGGGCCGAAAAGCGCGGACAACCTGGTGAGTGCCATTGCAGCCAGCAAAAACCAGAGCCTGGACAAGCTGCTGTTTGCCCTGGGAATCCGCCATGTGGGGGCCAAGGTGGCCCATACCCTGGCCCGGAAATACGGAACCATGGACAAGCTCATGGCCGCTGATCAGGAAGACCTGGCCCAGACACCGGACATCGGGCCGGTGATTGCGGAAAGCGTGGTCACCTGGTTTGCCGATCCCATGAACCAGGCCTATGTGGAACGGCTGAAGGAACTGGGGCTGAACATGGAGATGACCTCCGGACCGGCCCAGGACGAGAACCATCCCTTCTATGGGAAGACCCTGGTGTTCACCGGCACCCTGCCCACCCTGGACCGGGCCACTGCCAAAACCATGGCCCAGGAAGTGGGAGCCAAGGTCACCGGCAGCGTGAGCAAAAAGACCGACTATGTGGTGGCCGGCGCCGACCCGGGCAGCAAATACACCAAAGCCCAGAGCCTGGGTGTGACCATCCTGGACGAAGCGGAGTTCCTGCGGATGATGGGGAGGTAA
- a CDS encoding carbon starvation protein A, which produces MNGLTLVCLAIVIFVCAYMFYGRWLVKTWGIEPDAKTPAYRFRDDKDFAPASRFTVFAHQFSSITGAGPVTGPIIAAMFGWVPAFLWIIVGGVFFGAVQDFTALYASVKNDGKGMGALIEKYVGHTGCKMFLMFGWLFSLLVIAAFSDIMASTFNGFSKTGEMMGPNASAASISMIYIAVAMVFGVVTRRFNIHGSKELILGILCMVAMVSLGIAHPIYASRTTWLYVTYAYCFAASIMPMWLLIQPRDYLSVFLLLGMILAGVVGIIVGNPSINMPAFTSFDVAGKPLFPILFVTIACGAVSGFHSLVSSGTSSKTISNEKDMLPVGYGSMLIESTLGVVSLVIACSVAVNGQLPKATPFAIFGSAIGGYFTMFGIPKYYSTCIVTMCVSALAMTTIDAVTRIGRMMLQEILAPEEGKEQGSVAKFLSNTYVATIVTLIPSYLLCLGGYMNIWPLFGAANQLLSALCLVALAVFLKMTGRKSWMLYVPMTFMFFVTMSALCLSIYGIYKKAMAGVFFPMVEGLQLVVALCLMFLAINVVRSCTKELFTGKVEVADK; this is translated from the coding sequence ATGAACGGATTAACGCTTGTGTGTCTTGCCATTGTAATCTTCGTCTGTGCGTACATGTTTTATGGACGCTGGCTGGTCAAGACCTGGGGAATTGAACCGGATGCGAAGACTCCTGCCTATCGCTTCCGGGATGACAAGGACTTTGCTCCCGCTTCCCGTTTCACGGTATTTGCCCATCAGTTTTCTTCCATTACTGGTGCCGGCCCTGTAACCGGTCCCATTATCGCCGCCATGTTCGGTTGGGTTCCTGCATTCTTGTGGATTATTGTAGGCGGCGTATTCTTCGGGGCTGTACAGGATTTCACCGCCCTTTATGCTTCCGTGAAGAACGACGGCAAAGGCATGGGTGCCCTGATTGAAAAATACGTGGGCCATACCGGCTGCAAAATGTTCCTGATGTTCGGCTGGCTGTTCTCCCTCTTGGTCATCGCCGCTTTCTCTGACATTATGGCCAGCACCTTCAACGGCTTCTCCAAGACCGGCGAAATGATGGGTCCCAACGCCTCCGCCGCTTCCATTTCCATGATCTACATTGCCGTAGCCATGGTCTTCGGTGTAGTGACCCGCCGTTTCAACATCCACGGTTCCAAGGAACTGATTCTGGGGATCCTGTGCATGGTGGCCATGGTGAGCCTGGGCATTGCCCATCCCATCTACGCTTCCCGTACCACCTGGCTGTATGTGACCTACGCGTACTGCTTTGCTGCTTCCATCATGCCCATGTGGCTGCTGATCCAGCCGCGTGACTATCTGTCCGTATTCCTGCTGCTTGGGATGATCCTGGCCGGGGTTGTAGGGATTATCGTGGGGAATCCTTCCATCAATATGCCTGCCTTCACCTCCTTTGATGTGGCCGGCAAGCCTCTGTTCCCCATCCTGTTCGTCACCATCGCCTGCGGGGCTGTATCCGGGTTCCATTCCCTGGTTTCCTCCGGTACTTCCTCCAAGACCATTTCCAATGAAAAAGACATGCTGCCTGTTGGCTACGGCTCCATGCTGATTGAATCCACCCTGGGTGTGGTTTCCCTGGTTATCGCCTGCTCCGTGGCTGTAAACGGCCAGCTGCCCAAAGCCACTCCGTTTGCCATCTTCGGCAGCGCCATCGGCGGATACTTCACCATGTTCGGTATTCCCAAATACTACAGCACCTGCATCGTGACCATGTGCGTATCCGCTCTGGCCATGACCACCATCGATGCGGTAACCCGTATCGGCCGGATGATGCTCCAGGAAATCCTGGCTCCGGAAGAAGGCAAGGAACAGGGTTCTGTGGCCAAATTCCTGAGCAACACCTATGTGGCCACTATCGTGACCCTGATCCCCAGCTACCTGCTGTGCCTGGGCGGTTACATGAACATCTGGCCGCTGTTTGGTGCTGCCAACCAGCTGCTCAGTGCTCTGTGCCTGGTTGCCCTGGCAGTATTCCTGAAGATGACCGGCCGGAAGAGCTGGATGCTCTACGTGCCCATGACCTTCATGTTCTTCGTGACCATGAGTGCCCTGTGCCTGTCCATCTATGGCATCTACAAGAAAGCCATGGCCGGCGTGTTCTTCCCCATGGTGGAAGGCCTCCAGCTGGTAGTGGCCCTGTGCCTGATGTTCCTGGCCATCAACGTGGTCCGGAGCTGCACCAAGGAACTGTTCACCGGCAAGGTGGAAGTTGCCGACAAATAA
- a CDS encoding fumarylacetoacetate hydrolase family protein: protein MKIVTFEYDNDVQVGIISEDGKFVIPANKYETMYDLIQQTDFEELLAIARVDMGAVPLDQVKILAPITHPRNDIICLGINYKSHDDELPDEYVPEKIVQRQVPVYFSKRVDRTVDPEGTIDGHFNVVKELDYECELAVIIGKEAKDVEEKDAADYVFGYTIINDVTARDVQVAHKQWYFGKSLDTFAPMGPCIVTADEFDFPPALSIQCRVNGELRQDSNTKYLVHGIPYIISELSKGMTLRAGTIIATGTPAGTGIGLNPPQFLKSGDVVECSIEGIGTLRNTVK from the coding sequence ATGAAAATCGTAACCTTCGAATATGACAACGACGTACAGGTGGGAATCATTTCCGAAGACGGGAAATTTGTGATCCCGGCCAACAAGTATGAAACCATGTATGATCTGATCCAGCAGACGGATTTTGAAGAACTGCTGGCCATTGCCCGGGTGGACATGGGGGCGGTTCCTCTGGATCAGGTGAAGATCCTGGCGCCCATTACCCATCCCCGGAACGACATTATCTGCCTGGGGATCAACTACAAATCCCACGACGATGAACTGCCTGATGAATACGTGCCGGAAAAAATCGTACAGCGCCAGGTGCCCGTGTACTTCTCCAAACGGGTGGACCGGACAGTGGATCCGGAGGGCACCATCGACGGCCATTTCAATGTGGTGAAGGAACTGGACTATGAATGTGAACTGGCCGTGATCATCGGGAAAGAAGCCAAGGATGTGGAAGAAAAGGACGCGGCGGATTACGTGTTCGGCTATACCATCATCAACGATGTAACCGCCCGGGACGTGCAGGTGGCCCACAAGCAGTGGTACTTCGGAAAGAGCCTGGACACCTTTGCCCCCATGGGACCCTGCATCGTTACGGCGGATGAATTCGACTTCCCGCCGGCCCTGTCCATCCAGTGCCGGGTGAACGGGGAACTGCGCCAGGACAGCAATACCAAATACCTGGTCCATGGGATCCCCTACATCATCAGCGAACTGAGCAAAGGAATGACCCTCCGGGCCGGGACCATCATCGCCACCGGGACCCCGGCCGGTACCGGCATTGGTCTGAATCCGCCCCAGTTCCTGAAGAGCGGGGATGTGGTGGAATGTTCCATCGAAGGAATCGGAACCCTGCGGAATACGGTGAAATAA